In Elusimicrobiota bacterium, the DNA window AGTCCGCCGGTAATACTAAGTCCCTCTAGCAAAGACCTGTTCTCGCCGGCAGACACGGCTCCGCTGACGGACAGTAAAGCCGCCGCGGCGAATAATATTTTGTTTTTCATAAGTGCTCCTCCCTGAAAGGCATCAGAACCCCAGCCGGCAGCCGCTCTTAGTGCCGCGGACCGGCCTTGGGAAATTAGCCACCTCGCGGATGGCCAGCGTAAGGTATCTGGGGTCGCTTTCCCACGTCGCGCCGCGCATGCCCGCGCCCGTGGCAGTGCGGTCCGGCCAGCTTTTTACGTCGGCATAGCCGTCCGCGTCCAGCGAGCCGTCCCCGTGCTCTCCTGTGTAAAGCCGTCCCTTGGGATTTCCGACGGTAACGATGGGCTCCCAAAGATTGCCGGACATTTCCATGATGCCGTAGAACGTGGCGCCGTCGTTCTCACGCGAGGGTACGCCCGCGTGCCGCGTCCGGGAAAAAAGGCCGTTGCTCACCGGCCCTTCGAATCCCGGATTTTTGGGTTCCTTCCATTCCGCCTTGTGGTACGGAGCGATGCCGCCCTCATAGGCGCAGTTGACAACGCCCGTCACCGGAATTTTGGTTTCCGCGCCGCTGCCGTCGGCGCCGGCGAAGGCGTCCACGCGCCCGATCCTGGTGCTGCCCCAGGCGTACTCTCCGGCGACCGGCTGGGCCGTTCCCCGGCAGGCTTTTTCAAATTCCAGTTCCGTGATCGGCCGCAAAGCCGCCCAGGCGCCGTAGGCCGCGACGTCCACCCAGGAAAGACAATTGCACGCCCGCTCCGGCGCGGACGTATAAAATTTCACCGGCACGTCGGTCCCGTTGCCGGTGCGCGGGCACACTATGGGCTGTCTTTGCGTTTCGGCTTTTGTGCCGGACATTACGTAATAATTTTCTATCCGGTCGCCGCTGATATCCGAAGTCACGCGGGCCTGCTGCTGCCGGCGGGTCAGAGTGTTGAGAAAATCCGCGTAGTTGCGCGTGTTCAGCCCGTATTTCATGCACCAGAAAGACTTGAACCCCTTTGGGAACGCCCCGGGGATAACGAAGGGGGTTTCGTCCCGGCTGCTCTCTGGCCTCGGCGGAACCCTGTTGCAATAGAGGCAGCCTTCCCGCGCGTCCATGGTTATCTCATTTTC includes these proteins:
- a CDS encoding SUMF1/EgtB/PvdO family nonheme iron enzyme; translated protein: MKIDRAVLGAANAGGAADIRFGLSWEGVWKNDVNCDGVWAFAKFRVKDGNWRHVTLGAASAVEFDGTDRSPAGFSAGSAAEAGLWVPGSKKGFFVFRTRGRGPVRLENAVFAWDYRKDGVKESDLKETEIRLFGLEMVHVPEGKFYLGDPQGPKGPDNCFYTYPDNGAYLVASENEITMDAREGCLYCNRVPPRPESSRDETPFVIPGAFPKGFKSFWCMKYGLNTRNYADFLNTLTRRQQQARVTSDISGDRIENYYVMSGTKAETQRQPIVCPRTGNGTDVPVKFYTSAPERACNCLSWVDVAAYGAWAALRPITELEFEKACRGTAQPVAGEYAWGSTRIGRVDAFAGADGSGAETKIPVTGVVNCAYEGGIAPYHKAEWKEPKNPGFEGPVSNGLFSRTRHAGVPSRENDGATFYGIMEMSGNLWEPIVTVGNPKGRLYTGEHGDGSLDADGYADVKSWPDRTATGAGMRGATWESDPRYLTLAIREVANFPRPVRGTKSGCRLGF